The nucleotide sequence attaactGGAGTTTTACGGTAAGTTATATTTCAGCACTTCAGCAGTACCATAAAACTCTGATTTGATTGTGCAGCAGTAAAGAAACAAGCTTAAGCTCACTTAAGTTTAAGACAGCTGACAGAGGAGAAATCAAGTTATTATTACTTTAGCGAAGCAGCTTCAGCTCTTAGTGCTCTTATTTTGGTATCAGGTCGATCCTCTTCGTAAGTAAACCTCCGACTTTGACGTTATTCCACCTGAAGCTCAGGCCTGTTGGAGGAAATATGTTGCAAGCAATCACTCTGGATTTATTGCTTTATTTGGATTTGGACACATTTTGCTAGGCAACAgagatttacattaaaaaaaacaacctactAACAACGTTTGGGCTTTTACTGCGTCGAGGTTACACACTTACTGTAGTCTTGGATTACTTGCCTCATTTGAACTGAAATAAGGCATATAGACGGCACTCATCACACCTGTTAGTGTGTCGAGATTACAACTTAGTAACAAACGGTTCCCTTTCAGTGGTAAAATACTTTTACTGTATTAAGAAAACCAACGGAACAACTACAACATCGGCACAGAACAGTGGTTTACTAGTGGACAGTTAAAGGATCATCTCAGTGTTTCAGTATGTTTTAGCTCATTCATCACAATCACATACACTTTATATCGCACCGCCCCACTTTAAGGCAGATTGTATTAACCCTTACAGTTATTTCTATTTGTATCAGTAAAATCAACTTGCAGAGATTTTAAAAGGTAACTaagttatgttgcattatgtctgctctgactttttCCAGATATGTTTCTTGTTTGTGGAAATGAAGCGCAGGCTTTTCACTTTTAGCAGAACGGTGCGATGGATTGTCTCGAGCCAGATGTCAACGTCTTCAGCGGGAACTGGCTGGATGGGACGAAAAGCACATTTCCAAGAAGACAGCTGGAAGTTGCGCTAAAAATGTGAAGTTTGTCCTGAAAGATGAAGAGATGCTCTAATTTTATGGCATCGGCCCAATAAATTTTATGATTTTAAGAAAGGTTGGAGGTCGCCAAAACTATCAGGACACGCATAAATATCCACACATTTCATGTCAGGCTGGAGAGGAACTTGTggaaactgaaatgttttgatCCAAACatgtatttgggttttggactgttgatcaAACAAACAAGACGTGACGGCATCGACTTGGCTTCTTGGAAACTGTGACAAgtttttttcttatgttttaCAGACAACTACAGattaataaatgattaatcCAGAAAGTATTAGATTAATagataatagaaaacaaagTTATTTATGGACCCTTAGAGTAGATATTTGGGCTGGACGGTCGTGAAGTGTATGTGAATGTGCTTTAATTTCACGGCAACTTGCCTGATAGATTTCTTGTATTTTCCTCATGTTGGAACTAATAaaaaggtcaggggtcactgaagATATTGGGGTTCATCCTCGAGCTACAGAGATGTCTTGGAAGGACGAACAATGTCCGTCTGAAGAATCACACCACGCTTTGAATGTAAATGGACAAAAGAAAATCCAAATCACCAGAATGATCCTTTAACTCGTGTATCCTCCCGGCTGCTACACGCCGTCAGTGCTCGCAGACTGTAAATCCCTCTGCCTCAGTTCCATTCACAACCGGCCCCGTTACGCAGACTGACCTGAAGCCTGTTGTGTCGTAACTTGGCATAGTAAAGAGTTTCAAACATTCTTATCTGCATCTCCTAAGGCACGGTTTTCCCAATCTTGTTTCAATGCTTTTTGTTTGTGCAAGCGATGAGCGATAAGTGGTTTTGTCCGTCCGTTCGTCTCTTCTCAGCAGCAtttcttccctctcttcctGCGGTCTCGGTCCCTGTGGGCGTTGATGTTGACGGTGTCCTTCTCCCGCTCTCGTTCCCTCTCGGCTCGGTTCTGGCTCTGCTTCTTGGCCCGGAGCACCATGAGTGTGAAGGCCATGAACATCTGTGCAGAGTAAagcaaacaacgatgagacttcagaGTCATTAGTCAGAACAATAATCTGCGACTCTTGTGAATAATTGATGACTCGCTTGAGCAGGGCCGTGCGATGTGACGACATCTATCGTTTAAAATTATGCTTTATTGTTTATTCCGTTGTGTCGTGAATTAAAACACTTTAGGAGGGGACGACGCTTTGCGCTTCACTTAAACTTAAAACgtccaacttaaaactaacttcactgcAGTCTGTTCTTCCACACAGGGAAGTTGCAGGGAAGAAATCTGCatttagaataaacaaacaacaaatgtgtaAGTTGATACTGAACAGGAGGACcttacactgcaaaaactaaaatctttgtaagattaattatcttaattgaaggcaaaatatgcttgttttttgtcttaccaggcggcttttatgttagagaatttcacttgtttcaagtaGCAAGTGatatattcttgttctgttggcagataattttgcaGAAAATTTCCCTCATTTTGATGCttttccccttgtttttgagagctcagtttttgcagtgtacaaGTAAAATCGAAGGTCGTACCGAAGAGAAAAGTCTGCTGTGAGTATCGCAGTCTGGAgatgctgtgctgctctgggacctTCTCGTCCTCCCTCATCTTGGCTTGTTAgtagcgacagtttgctaacccacaacctagctaacaaGTGATATTACTTGCTGTTTCGTTGCATTGTATTTGATATGTTATTGGATTTATACAGAAttgcttaccccacctttaagatgcagagaaaagtaaaaaaaaaaaaaataaataaaaaagttctCTATCTTGATGTGTATCGTTATCGGAAGTTGAAATGACCTATATATCGGGATATGAGATTTTAGTCACATCGCACGGCCCTACGcttgagtcattttttaaagttaaaatgccACCAATTCACTAGTTGTGACATATTATGGAGTATttgcaatttttaaaaaagttttcaaTAAAAAGTAAAGTGAAAAGTTTGGAGGTTTGAATAGTTGGTCACACAAAACAAGGCATCTGAATATGACAACATTAGCAGAAGTCAGTAACATTACCAGCAAACGATGAAATCATTGATTTAAAGTTACCTCTTCTACGTTTATGTTCTCTTTGGCACTGGTCTCGAACACCCGAACCCCCATCGACTCCCCAAAACGCACAGCGTCCTGAGTATCCACCTGTTTCCTGGCAGGGTCGTCATTTTTGTTTCCCACTGAGAGAGTGAGcggggaaaaaacatttttctttatctACTGTTTCAGGACCGGTACAATTTcaagaaaagactaaaaccaacaatgaatttaCCCTCCTAGTAAGTATTTACTTTAACGCTTTGGTGCTACAGACCTCCACTCCAAGAAGTGTTTACACTACAGTTTTATACATGAGCACTAAGATTTCTTCCATGTAAATAAACAGGTTGAATCACACAAGAAGCCCCTATTTTCcctcagcagaaacatttccaggaactttatttatatttcaactACACAAACcttgttttagttttggttCCTGGATCTTAAAAAGTCCCTGTTCCCCGTTCGCAGAACAGTGAGACTGTCCAACcgctaactttaacaaaactccACCACAAGATGAAATCATGATTCTTCTAACGTCACGTTTAGTTGGTCAGACGATGCAAAAGccatttattgatattcccaaagttatggtcttgactggtcttgaaataaaatccctaTTTCTCAATGACCGGGACAAGACCGAGTCCCAGACGacaccaagaccatcaaaaagggGTCttaagtactacaacactactatacatgttgctgatgttgtttttaattcttATTATTGCAGACCTGGAATTTCAGGAATTTgaaactatttatttttcacaattaCTACATGCAAATATATCCAACAAATTAAGCATAGTGAAGCAAATTGCTGCATTTCTGACtcattcttgttacatatactttagtacagtcaataaagtgaatTCTGTTCTacaataaaaagataaatattcCAAGATAAAAGTTCATAAGTTTATGTCACGCTCCCTGTTGTTAGTGTGTTCTTACAAGTGACATGGTGCTTTCTGAGTGAGACGAGCTTATTTTGAAGTGTTCGAGGATTCAAGGTAATTTAATTGTCATGTTACCGCAGGGTTTGGAAAAATAAATTCCGTTTGCAACTcctttctgctacatagcagacaatacaCAGTGGATATACAATACAATCATAAGAAAGCTAAACAGAAATGAACTGTATTACATGAAACTGTGCTGAAGATGGAGTTTTatatgaagagttttgaaaaagcgGCTTCGGTTTTCACTTGACTCACCCAGGATCTTGCAGACGCTGTCGCAGTTCTGGGAGATTTCATTTAACCACCGCTTAACATTCACAAACGACTCTGGGTTTGTCACGTCGTAAACAATGATGACACCGTGGGTGTTTCTGTAGTACCTGGAGAAAGGAGGATGAAACGGGATAAGGTGAGCGGCGCACCACCAGCCAGAGTGAAAGGTGGAGAACATATCTGTGTGGCGATTATTACGTTGATGTGATGGTTCTGAATCTCTCCTGCCCCGCCGTGTCCCAGATCTGCAGCTTAACCCGCTCTCCATCGATGTCTACTGTTCGGATCTTAAAGTCGACGCCGATGGTGGTGATGTAGCTGCCTGCAGGACACCGGCAAACCATAAAACATCAGAATTATCTGTGTGCAGGCGTCGACCCGTGGCTCGCGACAACGACAGCAGATACAAGTTTCTACATCTACATCAGATCAAAATCCTGACAGACGGATGCCATCTTGggaattttttgttgtttttggtaCAACCTGGTTTTCATGTTTGTCATTTCGATCAGATGATCTCACAGACGGTAAACAACCACccgttttatttgttttggaagaCAAAACAAGAGACCATTAAAAGTTATACCCAGACTGTCTGTTGTCAACTTTAACGGTTTACATTTTGAACCTACATTCTTCACATGGCAAAACACACTTCCATACAGTCACTTTGACTTCCACTAAAGACACAGACGTTCAAAGACACTGTGGGATGTGCTTAAAATCAAACCGCAGATCTTAGCAAAGGCAATACCAAGGTAAAATGTTCTAACTAACCTTCAAGTTCAAAACATTCACTTCAGGATAAACAAAGATTTATAATATAAGttgattttgtatttaaattacCTGGACTGTGTAACTATCTccatattaaaaatgtttgatttaattcattttgaataattattcaattcaatatttattttgttgagagaTTTTGCTTAATTTTACTTGTGCATATTTATTGCTAAacgattttatcataatagatttgaatgttctgcctcagatttgtgaaatgatccactgtttggcatcaagtgtttgttctgaccatacaGAAAGGTTTAAAAATCaccctttaaacttgaaagaaataatgatttgacatttattttgataattatcaatagatattattattattattactactacttctttACAAAGTCCCAGTGTAGCGTGTCCActcaccttcaactaaaccatTGAGCCACGATAACTGAGAGCACCTGAGTGGTATGCAGGGCTTTTATGTTGAAGTAGCACGAAAAGTGTTTTCTGCCAAGTGTGCAAAGTTTTCTAGATGAAGCGATTATGTCTCAGTTATTTAATCCCCCAGACTTTAATACCACCCAGGAGGAAATTTAATGCCAATTTCActaacataaaatggaaaatatgtATGAATGTTAAGCCcgagaaaataattatttccaaagttacatgaatttaatacATTTAGTACACTCTGtctttttggggtgtgtttgtactgtgaTAACAGTGTGGAGACGtaggggttcagattaggggtgtgacgatacacaaTATTTGGTTCACCAGAACAAGagaagaagatattttaacactattttgatgaaatattcaatgctgaaatatataaattgggGATCTGGGGGACATCTGGACATTTTCTGCagcaatttatggtagaattgtcaATTCAAACAGATTATAATGCAGTAATCGGCAGATGGTTTTTAAGCTTAAGTTACTTGTTTTGGAtgatgcacatttgtttcttctatatttacattgcatcgCGTGTTTTCTCATTGTGCAAATACACCTTTGATTTGGTTTTGTAACAGCCAAACACCgacgtaaacagtaacgttagctgtacCGCCGTCCAACATCCACGTCACACCAAAAACTAgtaaattgtaaagtcacacacacaaaaatgtttatttatgacgtaacaacatttatttaatcctatgaaaggacaagaaaaactTTAAGACCCTTTGTAAACTAAATGTAGGGCCTTGTTTTTAGAATAGGAAATTGAAGACTTTGTTTATACCCTGGTTATTCAAACCAAAAGCTTCCACATTCCACTATATCCCCCAAACGTTTGCCTCCCTCTGTAGCTCCTGACATGTTGGGACAGCTCAGCTTAACCCTGAAGGACATGACTTGActtgataaaatgtttttacctcTCTGCCTAAAAGTGGAGTCTAATGTGGACTGGTTTCTACCCGGGGACGCCTTGATAAAGACGAGCCTCAAGTATTGAAGCGTTTGACTTGCAGCAAAAGTGCGGTAACTCACCAGAGAAGGAGTTGTCTGCAAAGCGGAGCAGGAGGCTGCTTTTCCCCACATCTGAGAAAGAAACAGATCAGAGGGATGAGATTAGTAACTCGCTTTGAGGAAATAAATGTGACCAATCGGGAAGAGACGAGACAGTTATGTGTAGGTAAGACGAGAGCACGACCGCCGCCTTCCAGCCGTGTCATATAATATATCTATGGAGGGGCAGGGTGACAAAAGCGAAACAAAGCAAGAAACGAGGGCAGAGGTTGAACTCACACTGGAAATAAATGAACTGTGTGACTAACAAGAGACCATTATTCCCTAAATAAAGATTTCCCTGAGAGAACCAGTGGCAACTTGTTCTGAAACAGACTTGATTAACAAGAATGAAGGAGCAGCATGCTGGGAAATAACAGTACCTCTCTCAATTATCACAACATTTTACATATCTGTGTAACcgaagaggaaaataaaaagtataaaactgCAGTAAATCgatgattccagcttcttaaatgtgactATTTCCTGGTGTCTTTCCTCCTCAGTGGCAGCAAACTGAATATCTTGGGGTTTGTGGACAAAACATTCGAGAACGTCATCttgagctttgggaaacactgatcaacatttttcgCCCTTTTctggaccaaacaactaatcgattactCGAGAAAATAATCTACAATAACCGTTAGTTACAGCACTACCACCCTACTACAGGCAGAAAACTGGTCCTGCCAACTCAGTCAAACAGATCCTCCGGGAATTATTTCAAATATTCTTCAAGGAAACATGGCAAAACTGTTCCACGTAAAGCCCTGATGATGAAAGCACAAGGAATTCACCttgaacataaacaaacaagtgAAGAGTAAAACAAGGCTGTGATCAGGGTTGAGTCATGAGAACCAGTTCTGTACTGGAGCCACTTCCAAatgtatgaaaactgtaaacTTGTTGGGAAAATAAAGAACAAAGCTTCCTGAAGCCGTCTCTTCAGAGGTGTCTCCACAATGTACGCTGGTTCTTACAACACACAGTGTTTACAATTAGGTGGGCTGGACGGCAGAGCTAAACTGAAATCAAATCACTGTACAGAAATAATTTGCTGTGGGGGGGAAGGCGATGTAAAAAGGACTTCGGCAGCAGGTCTAAAAATACAGTTGAGGCTACAACAGCCAGCATTTCGTGACTTTTCACACTCGA is from Micropterus dolomieu isolate WLL.071019.BEF.003 ecotype Adirondacks linkage group LG02, ASM2129224v1, whole genome shotgun sequence and encodes:
- the si:dkey-16l2.16 gene encoding ras-related protein Rab-35 → MAGKDYNHLFKLLIIGDSNVGKSSLLLRFADNSFSGSYITTIGVDFKIRTVDIDGERVKLQIWDTAGQERFRTITSTYYRNTHGVIIVYDVTNPESFVNVKRWLNEISQNCDSVCKILVGNKNDDPARKQVDTQDAVRFGESMGVRVFETSAKENINVEEMFMAFTLMVLRAKKQSQNRAEREREREKDTVNINAHRDRDRRKRGKKCC